From Camelina sativa cultivar DH55 chromosome 20, Cs, whole genome shotgun sequence, the proteins below share one genomic window:
- the LOC104769138 gene encoding periaxin-like: MALKKSLSASLLSPFLIICLLIALLSVPVSVGARRLLEDPKLPEIPKLPELPKPEMPNLPEFPKPELPKIPEIPKPELPKLPEIPKPEMPKLPEIHMPELPKFSEIQKPEFPKMPEIHMPELPKLPEVPKFEAPKLPELPKPEEAKVPAFTMPKFPGSH, translated from the coding sequence ATGGCATTGAAGAAGAGTCTCTCAGCTTCTCTTCTTTCACCATTTCTGATCATATGTCTTCTTATTGCATTGCTCTCCGTTCCGGTTTCTGTCGGAGCTCGCCGGTTATTGGAAGATCCCAAACTACCGGAGATACCGAAATTGCCGGAACTACCTAAACCAGAGATGCCAAATTTACCCGAATTCCCCAAGCCTGAGTTGCCTAAGATCCCGGAGATTCCAAAACCTGAGTTGCCTAAGTTACCGGAGATTCCCAAGCCTGAGATGCCTAAGCTACCGGAGATTCACATGCCTGAATTGCCCAAGTTTTCAGAGATTCAAAAACCAGAATTTCCGAAGATGCCGGAGATTCATATGCCTGAGCTGCCTAAGTTGCCTGAAGTTCCAAAGTTTGAAGCTCCGAAGTTGCCGGAATTGCCAAAACCTGAAGAAGCCAAAGTGCCGGCGTTTACAATGCCGAAGTTTCCTGGATCTCATTAA
- the LOC104769139 gene encoding periaxin-like has product MAPMKQSLSAALFSSPLLIICLIALLADPVSVGARRLLEHPKPEMPKLPELPKFEVPKFPEFPKPEMPKLPEFPKPELPKMPEILKPELPKFPEIPKPELPKVPEIQKPELPKVPEIKKPEMPKFPEIQKPELPKLPENAKHDVPKLMETEKPEAPKVPEVPKPELPKMPEVPKPELPKMPEIQKPELPKVPEIQKPELPKMPEIQKPELPKVPEVPKPELPKMPEIQKPELPKMPEIQKPELPKVPEVAKPELPKVPEIQKPELPKFPEIQKPELPKVPEIQKPEAPKVPEIPKPELPKVPEIQKPELPKMPEIQKPELPKFPEIPKPELPKVPEIAKPELPKMPEIPKPELPKMPEYPKVPGTA; this is encoded by the coding sequence ATGGCACCGATGAAGCAGAGTCTCTCTGCTGCTCTTTTCTCGTCACCACTTCTGATCATATGTCTTATCGCATTGCTCGCTGATCCGGTCTCAGTTGGTGCTCGCCGGTTATTGGAGCATCCTAAACCGGAGATGCCAAAGTTGCCTGAGCTACCTAAATTCGAAGTTCCAAAGTTTCCGGAGTTTCCTAAACCAGAGATGCCCAAGTTACCTGAATTTCCAAAGCCGGAGCTACCAAAGATGCCAGAGATTTTAAAGCCTGAGCTTCCCAAGTTTCCAGAAATTCCGAAACCTGAGCTCCCAAAGGTACCAGAGATTCAGAAGCCTGAGCTCCCAAAGGTACCGGAGATTAAGAAGCCTGAGATGCCCAAGTTTCCAGAGATTCAGAAGCCTGAACTGCCCAAGCTTCCAGAGAATGCAAAGCATGATGTGCCTAAGTTGATGGAGACTGAAAAGCCTGAAGCTCCTAAGGTGCCAGAGGTTCCAAAGCCCGAGTTGCCAAAGATGCCTGAAGTTCCAAAGCCGGAGTTACCTAAGATGCCGGAGATTCAGAAGCCGGAGTTGCCTAAGGTACCAGAGATTCAGAAGCCGGAGCTACCAAAGATGCCAGAGATACAGAAGCCAGAGTTGCCTAAGGTGCCAGAGGTTCCGAAGCCAGAGTTACCTAAGATGCCAGAAATTCAGAAGCCTGAGCTACCAAAGATGCCGGAGATTCAGAAGCCGGAGTTGCCTAAGGTGCCAGAAGTTGCGAAGCCTGAGTTACCCAAGGTGCCAGAGATTCAGAAGCCGGAGCTGCCCAAGTTCCCAGAGATTCAAAAGCCTGAGTTACCCAAGGTGCCAGAGATTCAGAAGCCTGAGGCTCCTAAGGTGCCAGAGATCCCAAAGCCTGAGTTACCAAAGGTACCAGAGATTCAAAAGCCAGAGTTGCCTAAAATGCCGGAGATTCAGAAGCCTGAATTGCCAAAATTCCCAGAGATTCCAAAGCCTGAACTCCCAAAGGTTCCAGAGATTGCGAAACCTGAGCTTCCCAAAATGCCGGAGATTCCAAAGCCTGAGCTACCCAAGATGCCGGAATACCCAAAAGTTCCCGGTACTGCTTAA
- the LOC104769140 gene encoding uncharacterized protein LOC104769140, translating to MVNGGGDNNRAEADQWLDTSEKLLASSDFHGAKTFAIRACKADPSRTYVADYILAISDTLLAGESIVGDSILPDWYAVLRLGRLTRNAEHVATQYRRLALLLNPNVNRLPFADQALKLVSDAWSVLSDPPRKSMYDLELQMSQTGQPYSQTQDVQDSPLQSQAETSVTPVATSFWTACPFCLSLFEYPKRYEECTLRCQQCRRAFPAVKTQTPPVESNGEGVYSYSCAVFPLRIPDHHAKTLTWSPVAPLFVCPAQGSSTNQQPSVKAPPRNDDDDVHVTISDDDDDIVEISDDDDDDDGDDARKKKEGKCCAC from the coding sequence ATGGTGAACGGCGGCGGCGATAATAACAGAGCGGAGGCGGATCAGTGGCTAGATACATCGGAGAAGCTCTTGGCTTCAAGTGACTTTCATGGAGCAAAGACATTTGCCATCCGCGCATGCAAAGCCGACCCGTCTCGAACATACGTAGCGGACTATATCCTCGCAATCTCCGACACTCTCCTCGCCGGTGAATCTATCGTCGGAGATTCCATCTTACCGGACTGGTACGCTGTACTCCGACTCGGCCGCTTAACTCGAAACGCCGAACACGTCGCGACTCAGTACCGTAGACTCGCTCTTCTACTCAATCCCAATGTCAATCGTCTCCCTTTCGCCGATCAAGCTCTTAAGCTGGTCTCTGATGCTTGGTCTGTCCTCTCTGATCCTCCAAGGAAGTCAATGTACGATCTAGAGTTACAAATGAGTCAAACTGGTCAACCCTATAGTCAAACGCAGGACGTTCAAGATTCGCCATTGCAGAGCCAAGCTGAGACCTCGGTGACTCCTGTGGCTACGAGCTTTTGGACCGCTTGTCCGTTTTGCTTATCGCTTTTTGAGTACCCTAAGCGTTACGAGGAATGTACATTGAGGTGTCAGCAATGTAGGAGAGCGTTTCCTGCGGTTAAAACGCAAACGCCACCGGTGGAGAGTAATGGCGAAGGCGTTTACTCTTATTCATGTGCTGTGTTCCCATTACGGATACCAGATCATCATGCTAAAACCTTGACTTGGTCGCCAGTTGCACCTCTCTTCGTCTGTCCTGCGCAAGGATCATCTACTAATCAGCAACCAAGCGTGAAGGCTCCTCCAAgaaacgatgatgatgatgtgcaTGTCACaatttctgatgatgatgatgacattgtAGAaatttctgatgatgatgatgatgatgatggtgatgatgcaaggaaaaaaaaagaaggcaaATGTTGCGCATGTTGA
- the LOC104772177 gene encoding KH domain-containing protein HEN4-like, with amino-acid sequence MEGKKFESTARAPPQSLTAPPAGYAVFRILCDVSQAGGRIGISGRVIHQLQESTKSRIWFEKAPLDSQYRVITILAYVGSTFRLNLGVTVNNASNREKEAQEQEVEVSRAQLALIRVFEALNVGFRTISSVSVMMLLEGSHVVTVIGKGGELLEMIWRETGCNVEIRTHDLPSCAKPDDVMVKIEGKVLAVKKALVSISSRMQACKPISMASLHKHTEAIPDALRRPMDVVPLPRDALSRAFGSITQPRIDSLSQYRISDHRLINSASKNHPVTIKQPLQESEDDIRNVVLKILCPKQSARARSVIKTLQNVRDASISVSDTLSDCDERLITITASEDPEDKNSPAQRAMILVFTRIYEIATETKDFDVRSSITARLVVRTYKINCFVGRDGCIASKIQKGTGAKIEVLEVEQNPKCVPKNTDQVVQISGGFSNVKEAINQVTSRLRENLIFHSFEPVDADPCIIPEDPSPNRVSPTALNFGRLSTMDLNDASHYSSQADPYGLWASRTPSAPRGVYEYDGSGGLSSTRDDLGFYSCPYSKNRCFCSGLRASNVTNKTVQYRVSENAVNSVFGDGHNGHTRLQELCEVRNPYSAHKIFP; translated from the exons atggaGGGAAAGAAGTTCGAATCTACCGCTCGTGCGCCGCCGCAGTCGTTAACGGCACCTCCGGCAGGATATGCAGTGTTTCGCATTCTATGCGACGTGTCTCAGGCCGGTGGAAGAATCGGAATATCTGGAAGAGTGATTCATCAGCTTCAAGAATCAACGAAATCCAGAATCTGGTTCGAGAAGGCTCCTCTTGATTCTCAGTACAGAGTCATCACGATTCTCGCTTATGTAGGTTCGACGTTTAGGTTAAACTTAGGTGTTACTGTTAATAACGCTAGCAACAGAGAGAAGGAGgctcaagaacaagaagttgaAGTCTCCAGAGCACAATTAGCGTTGATTAGGGTTTTCGAAGCTCTAAATGTCGGATTCAGGACTATTAGTTCGGTCTCAGTGATGATGTTATTAGAAGGGAGCCATGTGGTTACTGTGATAGGTAAGGGTGGTGAGTTGCTGGAGATGATATGGAGAGAAACTGGTTGTAATGTTGAAATACGCACACATGATTTGCCAAGTTGCGCAAAGCCTGATGACGTGATGGTGAAG ATCGAAGGAAAAGTTTTGGCAGTGAAGAAAGCTCTAGTATCCATATCCAGTCGCATGCAAGCATGTAAGCCGATTTCTATGGCGTCTTTGCACAAGCATACTGAGGCGATTCCCGATGCTTTACGCAGGCCTATGGATGTGGTTCCACTTCCACGAGATGCCCTGAGTAGGGCTTTTGGTTCAATCACTCAGCCAAGGATAGATTCTCTTTCACAGTACCGCATTTCTGATCACAGACTCATTAACTCTGCTTCAAAGAATCACCCTGTCACCATTAAGCAGCCTCTTcaagaatcagaagatgatATCCGAAATGTGGTTCTGAAGATACTCTGTCCGAAACAAAGTGCTCGTGCTCGTTCTGTTATCAAGACTCTTCAAAATGTGAGAGATGCCTCCATAAGTGTGAGTGATACACTTTCTGACTGTGATGAACGCTTAATCACAATTACTGCATCAGAG GACCCTGAAGACAAAAACTCCCCAGCCCAGAGAGCTATGATCCTTGTTTTCACTCGAATATATGAGATTGCCACTGAAACAAAGGATTTTGACGTAAGGTCATCTATTACTGCACGGCTTGTGGTCCGCACATATAAGATTAATTGTTTTGTGGGAAGAGATGGTTGTATAGCCTCTAAGATACAAAAAGGAACTGGGGCTAAAATAGAAGTATTGGAGGTTGAGCAGAACCCAAAATGTGTTCCAAAGAACACCGATCAAGTTGTGCAG ATTTCAGGAGGGTTCTCAAATGTAAAAGAAGCTATAAACCAAGTCACCAGTAGGCTACGAGAGAATCTTATCTTTCATTCTTTCGAGCCTGTTGATGCTGATCCTTGTATTATACCAGAAGATCCATCTCCCAATAGGGTCAGTCCCACGGCTCTAAATTTTGGTCGGTTGTCAACCATGGATCTCAATGATGCTTCCCATTACTCAAGTCAAGCTGATCCATATGGGTTGTGGGCGTCACGG ACACCTTCTGCTCCAAGAGGTGTATATGAATATGATGGCAGTGGAGGATTATCTTCTACAAGGGATGACCTTGGATTTTACAG TTGTCCTTATTCTAAAAATCGGTGTTTTTGCAGTGGACTCAGAGCTTCCAACGTTACAAATAAAACTGTGCAATATAGAGTCTCAGAGAATGCTGTGAACTCTGTGTTTGGTGATGGACATAATGGTCACACTCGTCTACAGGAACTGTGTGAGGTTCGTAACCCATATTCTGCACACAAAATCTTTCCTTGA
- the LOC104769143 gene encoding uncharacterized protein C6C3.02c, with protein MPRGGSGRSGGYRPPRSTSVRSPPPQTVKSAPPPATAKPNGGVGIFGSLGSTIADGVAWGTGNAFGHRIAESVFGPRTIKVETVASQAAAPASPVANSMSACDIQSKAFQDCVNNFGSDISKCQYYMDMLSECKKNSGSMISA; from the exons ATGCCTCGTGGTGGCTCCG GAAGATCTGGTGGGTATCGTCCTCCTCGCTCTACATCTGTACGAAGCCCTCCTCCTCAAACtg TTAAAAGTGCTCCTCCTCCAGCAACAGCTAAGCCTAATGGTGGTGTTGGTATCTTTGGCAGTCTTGGCTCAACCATAGCTGATG GTGTGGCTTGGGGTACTGGAAACGCATTTGGACACAGGATTGCTGAATCTGTGTTCGGCCCACGAACCATTAAGGTCGAAACCGTTGCTTCTCAGGCTGCTGCCCCTGCTTCCCCTGTTGCCAATAGCATGAGTGCTTGTGACATCCAGTCTAAGGCTTTCCAAGAT TGCGTCAACAACTTTGGAAGCGACATCAGTAAGTGCCAGTACTACATGGACATGCTGAGTGAATGCAAGAAGAATTCTGGTTCCATGATTTCTGCATAA
- the LOC104769144 gene encoding putative protein TPRXL: MPRRRHEDARSSSSSSSSSRSSPSPRRTERRSSSSSSPRPAASRSRSRDTSGSSRSSPRPSPRPRPRPAPSSASSTARSSPQPRPAPVAASAPRSSPKPRPAPASTSVSSSAPPPAPARSSSSHTERSTTPTYSSSRDGDSHRAKSDKDEYSLFHSILRSMRRVSSDRASRNDRASSSDRDRATSHGETQFRNTVQTLLCPAPRVVSNPLPAAISPCDTQSKAFQNCLHEYEADISKCQFYMSTLSQCKKNSDFKLYDVAGDDPASSVKESRFLIFARAVLCPRGTELVSQAASIAPVAAPVAVPINSCDTQDKTFQNCLHEFGTDISKCQLYMNMLSRCKKNSDS; this comes from the exons ATGCCTAGACGCAGACATGAAGATg CAagatcatcatcctcatcctcatcctcatcccgTAGCTCGCCCTCGCCGCGTCGGACTG AAAGAAGATCTTCCTCTAGTAGTAGCCCTCGTCCAGCAGCTTCACGCAGCCGATCTCGTGACACTTCTg GCAGCAGCAGATCTTCTCCTCGCCCTTCACCTCGACCTCGACCTCGACCTGCACCTTCATCAGCATCTTCTACTGCTCGCTCTTCACCTCAACCTCGACCTGCACCTGTAGCAGCCTCTGCTCCTCGCTCTTCACCTAAACCTCGACCTGCACCTGCATCTACATCTGTATCATCCTCTGCTCCTCCACCTGCACCTGCACGCAGTTCATCTTCTCATACTG AAAGATCTACTACGCCCACGTATAGTTCTAGTAGAGATGGTGATTCACACAGAGCAAAAAGCGATAAAGATGAATATTCTCTGTTTCATAGCATACTTCGAAGTATGCGTAGGGTTAGTAGCGATCGGGCTAGTCGCAATGATCGGGCGAGTAGCAGTGATCGGGATAGAGCTACTAGCCATGGTGAAACTCAGTTTAGGAACACGGTTCAAA CTCTATTGTGTCCAGCACCCCGAGTGGTCTCTAACCCTTTGCCAGCTGCCATTAGTCCATGTGATACTCAGAGCAAAGCTTTCCAAAAT TGCCTCCACGAGTATGAAGCAGACATCAGTAAGTGTCAGTTCTACATGAGCACATTGTCTCAATGCAAGAAGAATTCTGATTTCAAGTTGTACGATGTGGCTGGCGATGATCCGGCTAGTAGCGTCAAAGAATCTCGGTTTCTAATCTTTGCTAGAG CTGTGTTGTGCCCACGAGGAACCGAGTTGGTCTCCCAGGCTGCCTCTATAGCCCCTGTTGCAGCTCCCGTAGCAGTTCCCATTAATTCATGTGACACTCAAGACAAAACTTTCCAAAAT tgCCTCCACGAATTTGGAACAGACATCAGTAAGTGCCAGCTTTACATGAACATGTTGTCTCGGTGCAAGAAGAATTCTGATTCCTAG
- the LOC104769145 gene encoding thionin-like protein 2, whose amino-acid sequence MEGKRMTMLIVITLVMIIGNLMTKTEAIPFNRRCYPVCLRECKYEERFLEFLKCPFKCMKTCLQPPSLSSKIIHDSEYFCKLGCASHCVPRSSLQNPNVKRVSACVESCSNKCTKKCEK is encoded by the exons ATGGAGGGCAAAAGAATGACAATGTTGATTGTTATAACATTAGTCATGATCATAGGGAACCTTATGACTAAAACAGAGGCTATCCCATTTAATCGACGATGTTATCCAGTTTGTCTTAGAGAATGTAAATATGAGGAAAGGTTTCTAGAGTTTTTAAAGTGTCCATTTAAGTGTATGAAAACCTGTCTTCAACCACCATCTCTTTCTTCCAAAATAATTCATGATTCTGAATATTTCTGCAAACTCGGTTGTGCATCGCATTGTGTTCCTCGTTCTTCCCTCCAAAATCCAA ATGTGAAAAGAGTATCAGCTTGTGTGGAATCATGCTCAAACAAGTGTACCAAGAAATGTGAGAAGTGA
- the LOC104769146 gene encoding uncharacterized protein LOC104769146, giving the protein MIFRQFSGRILPAVYDSCKKLRFEANRSFRSDAALEAIANALEEKVPNLVLYNYPSFSGAFSALFAHLYHSRLRIPCLILPFSSVVPFRVEDLCLEGFERCYLLDFVVPKDFACGKTACEIICFDHRNSALTRIGSIKEEHKKRLEINVDTETSSSKAVYEYFSSKLTDQRSPEVEALSLLSVDDKARIELVLDYIEDIDLRRWRLPDIRAFSFGLKDWRSRLNCITNPYMYEQLLRISSADLIAYGSSYFSSRLTDAKKVLKLSRACKISLGRGLYGECLGIRADGNNHLSDELGKLLSLQSSAAGLRPIGAVTFMQRNNLKMCLRSTDDITDTSEVAKAYGGGGTSRSSSFIIRMDEYNQWISKNPP; this is encoded by the exons ATGATTTTCCGGCAATTCTCCGGGAGAATTCTCCCGGCGGTTTATGACTCTTGTAAAAAACTTCGATTCGAAGCTAACCGTAGTTTCCGATCTGATGCGGCGCTCGAAGCCATAGCTAATGCGTTGGAAGAGAAAGTACCAAACTTAGTGCTATACAATTACCCTTCCTTCTCCGGCGCCTTTTCTGCTCTCTTCGCTCATCTCTACCACTCTCGCCTCCGTATTCCCTGTCTCATCTTACCCTTTTCTTCCGTCGTACCCTTTAG GGTTGAAGATCTGTGTTTGGAGGGTTTCGAGAGGTGTTATCTGCTCGATTTTGTTGTTCCGAAAGACTTTGCTTGCGGGAAAACAGCTTGCGA GATCATATGCTTTGATCATCGGAACTCGGCATTGACAAGGATTGGCTCGATAAAGGAAGAGCACAAGAAGAGGCTTGAGATTAATGTTGATACTGAAACGAGTAGCTCAAAGGCTGTGTATGAGTATTTCTCCAGTAAACTCACAGATCAAAGATCTCCTGAG GTAGAAGCTCTCAGTTTGCTAAGTGTAGACGACAAAGCTCGGATTGAATTAGTTCTTGATTATATTGAAGATATTGATCTTCGACGTTGGAGGTTACCAGATATTAGAGCATTCAGCTTCGGTCTTAAGGATTGGCGCTCAAGGCTCAATTGTATCACCAATCCTTACATGTACGAACAG TTGCTAAGAATAAGTTCGGCGGATCTCATTGCTTATGGGagttcatatttttcatctcgGCTTACTGATGCAAAGAAAGTGCTAAAGTTGAGTAGAGCTTGCAAGATCAGTTTGGGAAGAGGGTTATATGGAGAGTGTTTG GGAATTCGCGCAGACGGTAACAATCATCTAAGCGATGAACTTGGCAAGTTACTTAGTCTACAAAGTTCTGCAGCTGGTCTGAG GCCAATAGGAGCTGTTACATTTATGCAAAGGAACAATCTGAAAATGTGCTTGAGAAGTACTGATGATATAACTGATACATCTGAAGTTGccaag GCTTATGGAGGAGGTGGAACATCTAGATCAAGCTCGTTTATCATAAGAATGGATGAATATAATCAATGGATTTCGAAGAATCCACCATGA
- the LOC104769149 gene encoding heat shock 70 kDa protein 10, mitochondrial-like yields the protein MATAALLRSFRRREVASVPFSAYRVLTSSGKTSVNSSYLGQNLRSLARAFSSKPSGSDVIGIDLGTTNSCVAVMEGKNPKVIENAEGARTTPSVVAFTPKGELLVGIPAKRQAVTNALNTISGTKRLVGRPFDDPQTQKEMKMVPYKIVRAPNGDAWVEANGQQYSPSQIGAFVLTKMKETAEAYLGRSVRKAVITVPAYFNDAQRQATKDAGRIAGLDVERIINEPTAAALSYGMTNKEGLIAVFDLGGGTFDVSVLEISNGVFEVKATNGDTFLGGEDFDNTLLDFLVNEFKNTEGIDLSKDRLALQRLREAAEKAKIELSSTSQTEINLPFITADASGAKHFNITLTRSKFESLVNHLIEKTRDPCNNCLKDAGISAKEVDEVLLVGGMTRVPKVQSIVAEIFGKTPSKGVNPDEAVAMGAAIQGGILRGDVKELLLLDVTPLSLGIETLGGIFTRLISRNTTIPTKKSQVFSTAADNQTQVGIKVLQGEREMAADNKLMGEFDLVGIPPGPRGTPQIEVTFDIDANGIVTVSAKDKTTGKEQQITIRSSGGLSEDDIQKMVREAELHAQKDQERKELIDTKNTADTSIYSIEKSLGEYREKIPSEVAKEIEDAVADLRSASSGDDVNEIKAKLEAANKTLSKIGEHMTGGSGGGAAPGGGSSEGGSSDQAQEAEYEEVKK from the exons atGGCTACCGCAGCTCTCCTCCGCTCATTCCGACGCCGTGAAGTCGCTTCCGTTCCTTTCTCAGCTTACAGAGTC CTGACGAGCAGTGGGAAAACGTCGGTGAACAGTTCGTATCTGGGTCAGAATTTGAGAAGCTTAGCCAGAGCATTTAG CTCAAAGCCTTCTGGGAGTGATGTCATCGGTATTGATTTGGGTACTACTAATTCCTGTGTTGCAGTCATGGAGGGGAAG AATCCCAAAGTAATTGAAAATGCTGAAGGTGCTCGAACCACACCATCAGTTGTAGCGTTCACCCCGAAAGGGGAGCTTCTTGTGGGTATACCAGCCAAACGACAAGCTGTCACTAACGCATTGAACACAATATCTGGAACAAAACGTTTGGTTGGGAGACCATTCGATGATCCACAAACACAGAAAGAAATGAAGATGGTGCCTTACAAGATTGTGCGTGCACCTAATGGCGATGCGTGGGTTGAAGCCAATGGTCAGCAGTATTCTCCTAGTCAGATTGGAGCGTTTGTGTTGACTAAGATGAAAGAGACAGCTGAAGCTTACCTTGGAAGGTCAGTCAGAAAGGCTGTTATCACTGTTCCAGCTTACTTTAATGATGCTCAGAGGCAAGCAACAAAAGATGCTGGGAGAATTGCTGGTCTTGATGTCGAGAGAATCATAAATGAACCCACGGCTGCTGCTTTGTCCTATGGAATGACTAACAAGGAGGGTTTGATTGCTGTCTTTGATCTTGGTGGTGGGACTTTTGATGTATCTGTTTTGGAGATTTCCAATGGGGTTTTCGAG GTGAAAGCCACCAATGGTGATACCTTCTTGGGAGGAGAGGATTTCGATAACACTCTGCTAGACTTCTTGGTGAATGAATTCAAGAACACTGAGGGAATAGATCTTTCCAAAGACAGACTTGCTCTGCAGAGGCTTCGAGAAGCAGCTGAGAAAGCAAAGATTGAACTGTCATCGACTTCCCAAACTGAAATTAATCTCCCATTTATCACAGCTGATGCATCTGGAGCAAAGCATTTCAACATCACCCTAACAAGGTCAAAGTTTGAGAGTCTGGTGAATCACTTGATTGAGAAGACCCGCGATCCTTGCAATAACTGTCTCAAGGATGCCGGCATAAGTGCCAAGGAAGTTGACGAGGTTCTTCTAGTTGGAGGAATGACTCGTGTCCCCAAGGTACAATCTATTGTTGCGGAGATCTTTGGGAAGACTCCAAGCAAAGGTGTTAATCCTGATGAGGCTGTTGCTATGGGAGCTGCTATTCAAGGTGGTATCCTTCGTGGTGATGTCAAAGAATTGTTGCTTCTGGATGTCACACCTCTATCACTCGGTATTGAAACACTTGGTGGGATCTTTACAAGACTGATCAGCCGAAACACAACCATCCCCACAAAGAAGAGTCAG GTGTTCTCAACTGCAGCCGATAATCAGACTCAAGTTGGGATCAAGGTGCTTCAAGGTGAGCGTGAAATGGCAGCAGACAACAAGCTCATGGGAGAATTTGATCTAGTAGGAATTCCACCAGGTCCAAGAGGGACTCCTCAGATCGAAGTGACATTTGACATTGATGCCAATGGCATTGTCACTGTTTCCGCCAAGGACAAGACGACTGGTAAAGAACAACAGATCACAATCCGGTCCTCTGGTGGGCTCTCAGAGGATGATATCCAGAAGATGGTGAGAGAAGCAGAGTTGCATGCTCAGAAAgaccaagaaagaaaagagttgatcgacaccaagaaCACAGCGGACACGTCAATATACAGCATAGAGAAGAGTCTTGGTGAATACAGAGAGAAGATCCCAAGTGAAGTTGCCAAGGAGATTGAAGACGCAGTGGCGGATCTGAGGAGCGCTTCGTCTGGGGATGATGTCAATGAGATCAAGGCCAAGTTGGAGGCAGCAAACAAAACTCTTTCTAAGATTGGAGAGCACATGACTGGTGGTTCAGGTGGCGGCGCTGCACCAGGAGGAGGATCTTCTGAGGGAGGCAGCAGTGATCAAGCTCAAGAGGCAGAGTACGAGGAAGTGAAAAAGTGA